The Buchnera aphidicola (Sitobion avenae) genome contains a region encoding:
- the rpsN gene encoding 30S ribosomal protein S14 — MAKQSMKAREVKRVKLANKFYAQRNELKNIISNMNFSEEERWNAVLKLQTFPRDSSPSRQRNRCRQTGRPHAFLRKFGLSRIKVREAAMKGEIPGLRKASW; from the coding sequence ATGGCTAAACAATCAATGAAAGCACGTGAAGTTAAACGTGTGAAATTAGCTAATAAATTCTATGCACAACGTAATGAATTAAAAAACATTATCTCTAATATGAATTTTTCAGAAGAAGAACGTTGGAATGCAGTTCTTAAATTACAAACTTTTCCACGTGATTCCAGCCCATCACGTCAGCGAAATAGATGTCGTCAAACTGGTCGTCCACATGCTTTCTTGCGAAAATTTGGATTAAGTCGTATTAAAGTTCGAGAAGCAGCCATGAAAGGTGAAATACCTGGTTTAAGAAAAGCAAGTTGGTAA
- the rplE gene encoding 50S ribosomal protein L5 yields the protein MATLHHYYKSTVIKQLMLKLNYSSVMQVPKIDKITLNMGVGAAASDKKILDNAVLDLIAISGQKPLITKARRSVAGFKIRQGYPIGCKVTLRGQKKWDFFERLIIIAVPRIRDFRGLSRNSFDGQGNYSLGIREQIIFPEIDYDKIDRVRGLDVTITTTAKSDHEACLLLSAFNFPFRK from the coding sequence ATGGCAACATTACATCATTATTATAAGTCAACAGTCATCAAACAGCTTATGCTTAAACTAAATTATAGTTCTGTCATGCAAGTTCCTAAGATTGATAAAATAACCTTAAATATGGGCGTTGGTGCCGCTGCTTCTGATAAGAAAATATTAGATAATGCTGTTTTAGATTTAATAGCTATATCTGGACAAAAACCATTAATCACTAAAGCTCGTAGATCTGTTGCGGGTTTTAAAATTCGTCAAGGTTATCCTATAGGATGTAAAGTTACATTACGCGGTCAGAAGAAATGGGATTTTTTTGAACGTTTAATTATTATTGCTGTTCCGCGTATTCGTGATTTTCGTGGATTATCAAGAAATTCTTTTGATGGTCAAGGAAATTATAGTTTAGGAATACGTGAACAGATTATTTTTCCTGAAATCGATTATGATAAAATTGATCGAGTTCGTGGATTAGACGTAACAATAACTACTACTGCTAAATCTGATCATGAAGCTTGTTTATTATTATCTGCTTTTAATTTTCCTTTTCGCAAGTAA
- the rplX gene encoding 50S ribosomal protein L24 — MALKLRRNDKVIILTGKDKGKTGVIKNVLSLHKVIINGLNLIKKHQKPVPSQNKSGGILEKEAPIHISNIAIFNPESKKSDRVGFRFEEGKKVRFFKSNRKTIQ; from the coding sequence ATGGCATTAAAGTTACGCCGTAATGATAAAGTTATTATATTAACGGGAAAAGACAAAGGAAAAACAGGTGTCATTAAAAATGTTTTATCTTTGCATAAAGTAATTATTAATGGTTTAAATTTAATTAAAAAACATCAAAAACCCGTTCCATCTCAAAATAAAAGTGGTGGTATTTTAGAAAAAGAAGCACCTATTCATATATCAAATATTGCTATTTTTAATCCCGAATCTAAAAAATCAGATCGTGTTGGATTTAGATTTGAAGAAGGTAAAAAAGTTCGATTTTTTAAATCTAATAGAAAAACTATTCAATAG